A window from Streptomyces sp. NBC_00299 encodes these proteins:
- a CDS encoding amino acid ABC transporter ATP-binding protein produces the protein MSDVMVDVHGVYKSFGPLEVLRGVDLRVRAGEVTVILGPSGSGKSTLLRTINHLEKVNRGWVSIDGELIGYRRSGNKLHELKEKEVLKQRTDIGFVFQNFNLFPHLTVLENVVEAPVSALRRPRKEAEATALRLLDRVGLADKADTYPRRLSGGQQQRVAIARALALEPKVLLFDEPTSALDPELVGEVLDVIKDLAGSGTTMIVVTHEIGFAREVADTVVFMDGGVVVEQGPPAEVLDNPRQERTRTFLAKVL, from the coding sequence ATGAGCGACGTCATGGTCGACGTCCACGGCGTTTACAAGAGCTTCGGCCCGCTGGAGGTGCTGCGCGGCGTCGACCTGCGGGTCCGCGCCGGCGAGGTCACCGTGATCCTCGGTCCGTCCGGCTCCGGGAAGTCCACGCTGTTGCGCACCATCAACCACCTGGAGAAGGTCAACCGTGGCTGGGTCAGCATCGACGGCGAGCTCATCGGCTACCGCCGCTCCGGGAACAAGCTGCATGAGCTGAAGGAGAAGGAGGTCCTGAAGCAGCGCACCGACATCGGGTTCGTCTTCCAGAACTTCAACCTCTTCCCGCATCTGACCGTGCTGGAGAACGTCGTCGAGGCTCCCGTCTCCGCGCTGCGCCGCCCGCGCAAGGAGGCGGAGGCGACCGCTCTGCGGCTCCTCGACCGGGTCGGCCTCGCGGACAAGGCCGACACCTACCCACGCCGGCTCTCCGGCGGCCAGCAGCAGCGCGTGGCCATCGCCCGCGCGCTCGCCCTGGAACCGAAGGTGCTGCTCTTCGACGAGCCCACCTCCGCCCTGGACCCGGAGCTGGTCGGCGAAGTCCTCGACGTCATCAAGGACCTGGCGGGCAGCGGCACCACCATGATCGTCGTGACCCACGAGATCGGCTTCGCCCGCGAGGTCGCCGACACCGTGGTGTTCATGGACGGCGGAGTCGTGGTGGAGCAGGGACCGCCCGCGGAGGTCCTGGACAACCCGCGGCAGGAGCGCACCCGCACCTTCCTCGCCAAGGTCCTCTGA
- a CDS encoding ABC transporter substrate-binding protein yields MRTLRTRLRGTAALALLPLLALTACGSGGTGGTAAVGAEASPAPTDDPVAAVRKVDSAAALLPADVRKAGKLRVGSSIGFPPGAYYPNGTDKASAGQDIDLADAVAKVLGVGLERQDASFETILPALGSGKYDFGTGNFGVTAERLKTIDFVTYINDGQGFAVKKGNTALKAKVTDLTQLCGLTIGTGAGTTFEATLTAQKGVCAKAGKKPYDVKVYSENAATLTALQQGRIDVIMSTINGLRHQAAQPASRTAFLGEFHRLDVGFAFKKGSPLTKAFRAAVNELIENGTYARILKKWGTSASAIDTSRINPPEHT; encoded by the coding sequence ATCCGCACGCTCAGAACCCGTCTGCGCGGCACCGCCGCCCTCGCCCTGCTGCCCCTGCTCGCGCTGACGGCCTGCGGCTCCGGCGGCACCGGCGGCACGGCGGCGGTCGGTGCCGAGGCCTCGCCCGCACCGACCGACGACCCGGTGGCCGCCGTCCGCAAGGTGGACTCCGCCGCCGCCCTGCTGCCCGCCGACGTTCGCAAGGCGGGCAAGCTGCGCGTCGGCAGCTCGATCGGATTCCCGCCCGGGGCCTACTACCCGAACGGCACGGACAAGGCGTCAGCCGGCCAGGACATCGACCTCGCCGACGCGGTGGCGAAGGTCCTCGGCGTCGGGCTGGAGCGTCAGGACGCGTCCTTCGAGACGATCCTGCCCGCCCTCGGCAGCGGCAAGTACGACTTCGGTACAGGCAACTTCGGCGTCACCGCCGAGCGTCTGAAGACCATCGACTTCGTCACCTACATCAACGACGGCCAGGGTTTCGCGGTGAAGAAGGGCAACACCGCCCTCAAGGCGAAGGTCACCGACCTCACCCAGCTGTGCGGGCTGACCATCGGCACGGGCGCCGGCACCACCTTCGAGGCGACTCTCACCGCGCAGAAGGGGGTGTGCGCGAAGGCCGGCAAGAAGCCCTACGACGTCAAGGTCTACTCGGAGAACGCGGCCACGCTCACCGCGCTCCAGCAGGGCCGTATCGACGTGATCATGTCGACCATCAACGGCCTGCGCCACCAGGCGGCACAGCCCGCATCGCGGACGGCCTTCCTCGGGGAGTTCCACCGCCTCGACGTCGGCTTCGCGTTCAAGAAGGGCTCCCCGCTCACCAAGGCCTTCCGGGCCGCCGTCAACGAGCTGATCGAGAACGGCACCTACGCCCGGATCCTCAAGAAGTGGGGCACCTCCGCCTCCGCGATCGACACGTCCCGGATCAACCCGCCCGAGCACACGTGA
- a CDS encoding GNAT family N-acetyltransferase, producing the protein MTSAPELTVVHVPVSDPRVRPLLSELGHEYSTRYGKDAHAEISRYPDEEFTEPHGGLLLLLLEGGEPVAGGAFRRYDATTAELKRIWTHSAHRRRGLARRVVAELEREASVRGYRRVYLTTGPRQPEARGLYLATGYTPLFDTEADPETIGPLPFEKHLAVQEHTGKAPAQ; encoded by the coding sequence ATGACCTCCGCACCCGAGTTGACCGTCGTTCACGTACCGGTGTCCGACCCGCGCGTGAGACCGTTGCTGAGCGAGCTCGGCCACGAGTACTCCACGCGCTACGGCAAGGACGCGCACGCCGAGATCTCCCGCTACCCCGACGAGGAGTTCACCGAACCCCACGGCGGCCTGCTCCTGCTGCTGCTGGAGGGCGGCGAGCCCGTGGCGGGCGGCGCCTTCCGCAGATACGACGCGACCACGGCCGAACTGAAGCGGATCTGGACGCACTCCGCCCACCGCCGACGCGGCCTCGCCCGCCGCGTCGTAGCCGAACTGGAACGCGAAGCGAGCGTCCGGGGATATCGCCGCGTGTACCTGACCACCGGTCCACGCCAGCCCGAGGCCCGCGGCCTGTACCTGGCCACCGGCTACACACCGCTGTTCGACACGGAGGCCGACCCGGAGACCATCGGCCCGCTGCCCTTCGAGAAGCACCTCGCAGTGCAGGAACACACGGGAAAGGCCCCCGCCCAGTGA
- a CDS encoding LLM class flavin-dependent oxidoreductase yields the protein MPVEFLGIAATNNGSETTPRSGAAFDKDYTLRLARAHEDHGWDRVLFAYGSGSPDPAPAAAYIASRLEHLQILLAHRPNVSYPTFAAKTFATLDQISEGRLTVHFITGGNDHEQGREGDTLTKDERYTRTREYISVVKKIWTTHEPFDHEGEHYRFRDFVSDVFPVQQPRPNVSFGGSSPAALAAGGAEADIYCLWGEPLAKTAEQIENVKAAAKAAGRTDVPRIQVAFRPIIAPTEELAWEKAHRTVGAIKARRERGEAITKRHNGHVQPQAAPPQNVGSQRLIAIAEAGERYDRALWTPTAAATGGAGNSNALVGTPETVAQALLDYYDLGVDILSARGYDLLGDAIDFGRHVIPIVREEVAKRDAERAASEARTPVAVNA from the coding sequence ATGCCCGTGGAGTTCCTCGGTATAGCCGCCACCAACAACGGCTCCGAAACCACCCCGCGCTCCGGCGCCGCCTTCGACAAGGACTACACGCTCCGCCTCGCCCGGGCGCACGAGGACCACGGCTGGGACCGGGTGCTGTTCGCCTACGGCTCGGGATCGCCGGACCCCGCACCGGCCGCCGCATACATCGCGAGCCGGCTGGAGCACCTCCAGATCCTGCTCGCCCACCGGCCCAACGTCTCGTACCCCACCTTCGCCGCGAAGACGTTCGCCACCCTCGACCAGATCAGCGAGGGCCGGCTGACCGTCCACTTCATCACCGGCGGAAACGATCACGAGCAGGGCCGCGAGGGCGACACGCTCACCAAGGACGAGCGCTACACCCGCACCCGCGAGTACATCAGTGTCGTCAAGAAGATCTGGACCACCCACGAGCCGTTCGACCACGAGGGCGAGCACTACCGCTTCCGCGACTTCGTCAGCGACGTCTTCCCGGTCCAGCAGCCCCGCCCCAACGTGTCGTTCGGCGGTTCGTCGCCCGCCGCGCTGGCCGCCGGAGGCGCCGAGGCCGACATCTACTGCCTCTGGGGCGAGCCCCTGGCGAAGACCGCCGAGCAGATCGAGAACGTGAAGGCCGCCGCGAAGGCCGCGGGCCGCACCGACGTGCCGCGCATCCAGGTCGCCTTCCGCCCGATCATCGCCCCGACCGAGGAGCTGGCCTGGGAGAAGGCGCACCGCACGGTAGGTGCGATCAAGGCTCGCAGGGAGCGGGGCGAGGCGATCACCAAGCGTCACAACGGACACGTGCAGCCGCAGGCTGCACCACCTCAGAACGTCGGCTCGCAGCGCCTGATCGCCATCGCCGAGGCCGGGGAGCGGTACGACCGCGCCCTGTGGACCCCGACCGCCGCCGCGACCGGCGGCGCGGGCAACTCCAACGCCCTGGTCGGCACCCCGGAGACGGTCGCCCAGGCGCTCCTCGACTACTACGACCTCGGCGTCGACATCCTCTCCGCCCGCGGCTACGACCTGCTGGGCGACGCCATCGACTTCGGCCGGCACGTGATCCCGATCGTGCGCGAGGAGGTCGCCAAGCGCGACGCCGAGCGGGCAGCGAGCGAGGCGCGGACGCCGGTGGCGGTGAACGCATGA
- a CDS encoding ABC transporter permease subunit (The N-terminal region of this protein, as described by TIGR01726, is a three transmembrane segment that identifies a subfamily of ABC transporter permease subunits, which specificities that include histidine, arginine, glutamine, glutamate, L-cystine (sic), the opines (in Agrobacterium) octopine and nopaline, etc.), with product MTPAPAAPSALGSPTPAFPPPESLLMVTSPDLTSSPATKSPPLVDVDPPRIVPRRHVGRWLTAAVALLFFAMVLNSVIRNDAFQWDVVGRYFTTAAVLDGLLLSLWLTAVVMVLGFLLGTLLAVMRLSANPVLRTLSWGYVWIFRSTPLLVQLLFWFNIGALYPTLGLGIPFGPEFITFKTVNLLGPTLTAVIGLTLHETAYAAEVVRGGILSVDAGQTEAAQALGLSRRRTLRRIVVPQAMRSIVPTAGNMLIGTLKGTSIVSVLAVHDLLYSVQLIYNQTYQIIPLLMVATLWYIAVTTVLSAGQFYVERYYARGNSRTLPPTPLQRLRGHLTAVRLRLRAATAADARPAIGGDR from the coding sequence ATGACGCCGGCCCCGGCCGCACCGAGTGCCCTGGGGTCACCCACGCCTGCGTTCCCTCCCCCGGAGAGCCTCCTCATGGTCACGTCGCCCGATCTCACCTCCAGTCCCGCCACGAAGAGCCCCCCGCTGGTCGACGTCGACCCGCCTCGGATCGTCCCGCGCCGGCACGTGGGCCGGTGGCTGACCGCCGCCGTCGCGCTGCTGTTCTTCGCGATGGTGCTCAACTCCGTGATCCGCAACGACGCCTTCCAATGGGATGTGGTGGGCCGGTACTTCACCACGGCCGCCGTGCTCGACGGACTGCTGCTCTCGCTGTGGCTGACCGCTGTGGTGATGGTGCTCGGCTTTCTGCTCGGCACCCTGCTCGCCGTGATGCGGCTCTCCGCCAACCCGGTGCTGCGCACCCTGAGTTGGGGCTATGTGTGGATCTTCCGGTCCACGCCCCTGCTGGTGCAGCTGCTGTTCTGGTTCAACATCGGCGCCCTGTATCCGACGCTCGGCCTCGGCATCCCGTTCGGCCCGGAATTCATCACCTTCAAGACGGTCAATCTGCTCGGGCCCACCCTCACCGCTGTCATCGGCCTGACCCTGCACGAGACCGCCTACGCCGCCGAGGTGGTGCGCGGCGGCATCCTCTCCGTGGACGCCGGGCAGACCGAGGCCGCCCAGGCACTCGGGCTGAGCAGACGCCGCACCCTGCGCCGGATCGTCGTGCCGCAGGCGATGCGCTCGATCGTGCCGACGGCCGGGAACATGCTGATCGGCACCCTCAAGGGCACCAGCATCGTCAGCGTGCTGGCCGTGCACGACCTGCTGTACTCGGTGCAGTTGATCTACAACCAGACGTACCAGATCATCCCGCTGCTGATGGTCGCCACCCTGTGGTACATCGCGGTCACCACGGTGCTGAGCGCGGGCCAGTTCTACGTCGAGCGGTACTACGCGCGCGGCAACTCCCGCACGCTGCCGCCCACTCCGCTCCAGCGACTGCGCGGCCACCTGACCGCCGTGCGCCTGCGGCTGCGGGCGGCGACGGCGGCAGACGCCCGCCCGGCGATCGGCGGTGACCGGTGA
- a CDS encoding FAD/NAD(P)-binding protein translates to MSGSPATSVLVVVGAGPRATGLLERIGANAPELWDGEGELRIHLVDPHPPGPGRVWRDEQSALLRMNSMAEDVTMFTDESSTIDGPVRPGPSLAEWAAQFSGRGPRHAPYAEPADPEVLAELRSLGGTDFPTRRAQSAYLDWVFRRALAQLPPTVTVEWHRTTATAVTGPPDGPQHVHLADRATPLTADLVVLAQGHIGSTPAAEHRAHAAFARRHGRFHLPPEFSADADLSALRPGEHVVLRGFGLAFIDLMALLTEGRGGTYRTEADGSLTYLPSGREPVLHVGSRRGVPYHSKTRYQLQGPRPPLPRHFGPEAVDALLVEGRPLDLRRDVWPLMAKEIGFGHYHELFHAHPERTVVPWPDFVAAYDRLDWYADDMADLVAAAVPDPADRLDFETLDHPLDGLAFPAPDAFQAHLRERIARDVARREDPEFSADLGAFLALLSIYGQLPRLVAGGRLTARSVAEQLDGWWHGFFSFLASGPPGFRLRQLLALSRAGVVRFLGAGIRIGTDEATGTFTAAGSTVPGHTLHATALIEAYLPRPSLDRTEDPLLRDLHRVGALTEEVIADPTHTHRSGLLAVSAADGHVLDPSLGGTHPRRIALGAPTNSRAVAAFARPRTNAPAFRQNDAVARALLCALSSQFPKEEMATSTM, encoded by the coding sequence GTGAGCGGCAGCCCTGCCACGTCGGTCCTGGTCGTCGTGGGCGCCGGCCCGCGGGCCACGGGCCTGCTGGAGCGCATCGGCGCAAACGCCCCCGAACTGTGGGACGGGGAGGGGGAGTTGCGCATCCATCTGGTCGACCCGCATCCGCCCGGGCCGGGTCGGGTATGGCGGGACGAACAGTCCGCGCTGCTGCGGATGAACTCGATGGCGGAGGACGTCACGATGTTCACCGACGAGTCGTCCACCATCGACGGTCCGGTGCGGCCCGGACCGTCGCTCGCCGAGTGGGCCGCCCAGTTCTCCGGCCGGGGTCCGCGCCACGCGCCGTACGCCGAGCCCGCCGACCCGGAGGTGCTCGCCGAACTGCGCTCGCTCGGCGGTACGGACTTCCCCACCCGCCGGGCCCAGAGCGCCTATCTGGACTGGGTGTTCCGCAGGGCGCTGGCCCAGCTGCCGCCCACCGTCACGGTCGAGTGGCACCGCACGACCGCGACCGCGGTCACCGGTCCCCCGGACGGCCCGCAGCACGTGCACCTGGCCGACCGCGCCACACCCCTCACCGCCGACCTGGTGGTCCTGGCCCAGGGACACATCGGCTCCACCCCAGCCGCGGAACACCGCGCCCACGCCGCCTTCGCCCGCCGCCACGGCCGCTTCCACCTGCCGCCCGAGTTCTCCGCCGACGCCGACCTGTCCGCACTGCGGCCCGGCGAGCACGTCGTCCTGCGCGGCTTCGGGCTCGCCTTCATCGACCTGATGGCCCTGCTCACCGAGGGCCGCGGCGGCACCTACCGCACCGAGGCCGACGGCAGCCTCACCTACCTGCCGTCGGGTCGCGAGCCCGTACTCCACGTCGGATCGCGGCGGGGAGTGCCGTACCACTCCAAGACCCGCTACCAGCTCCAGGGACCCAGGCCACCGCTGCCCCGGCACTTCGGTCCCGAAGCGGTCGACGCGCTGCTCGTCGAGGGGCGCCCGCTGGATCTGCGGCGCGATGTGTGGCCGCTGATGGCCAAGGAGATCGGCTTCGGCCACTACCACGAGCTCTTCCACGCCCACCCCGAGCGCACCGTCGTCCCCTGGCCGGACTTCGTCGCCGCCTACGACCGTCTGGACTGGTACGCCGACGACATGGCCGACCTCGTCGCCGCGGCCGTACCCGACCCGGCGGACCGGCTGGACTTCGAGACACTTGACCACCCCCTGGACGGTCTCGCGTTCCCCGCGCCGGACGCCTTCCAGGCGCACTTGCGGGAGCGGATCGCACGGGACGTCGCCCGCCGCGAGGACCCGGAGTTCAGCGCCGACCTCGGGGCGTTCCTCGCGCTGCTCTCCATCTACGGGCAGTTGCCCCGCCTGGTGGCCGGCGGACGGCTGACCGCTCGGTCCGTCGCCGAGCAGCTCGACGGCTGGTGGCACGGGTTCTTCAGCTTCCTGGCCTCCGGGCCGCCCGGCTTCCGGCTGCGCCAGCTGCTCGCCCTGTCCCGGGCCGGGGTCGTCCGCTTCCTGGGCGCCGGCATCCGGATCGGCACCGACGAGGCCACCGGCACCTTCACCGCGGCCGGCTCCACCGTTCCCGGGCACACGCTCCACGCCACCGCCCTGATCGAGGCGTATCTGCCCCGCCCCTCCCTCGACCGCACCGAGGACCCCCTCCTGCGTGACCTGCACCGGGTGGGCGCCCTCACCGAGGAGGTCATCGCCGACCCCACTCACACCCACCGGTCCGGCCTGCTGGCCGTCTCCGCCGCGGACGGCCACGTCCTCGACCCGTCTCTCGGCGGCACGCACCCACGCCGTATCGCCCTCGGCGCCCCCACCAACAGCCGGGCCGTCGCCGCGTTCGCCCGCCCGCGCACGAACGCCCCCGCCTTCCGCCAGAACGACGCCGTGGCGCGTGCATTGCTGTGCGCCCTGAGCTCGCAGTTCCCAAAGGAAGAGATGGCAACGTCCACTATGTGA
- a CDS encoding putative leader peptide has protein sequence MTVRDHAGLVRPLLTSRRHIDFARTSSAICRLV, from the coding sequence ATGACTGTGCGCGATCACGCAGGCCTCGTCCGGCCCCTTCTGACCTCGCGTCGCCACATCGATTTCGCGCGTACGTCCAGCGCCATCTGTCGGCTCGTCTGA
- a CDS encoding ABC transporter substrate-binding protein — translation MSAARPLTTLRTLAAIAALPLLLTACGYGADSTDDGKQAEVAADAKKLSVDEVKIGYFPNLTHATALVGVQEGLFQKELGGTTIKPSTFNAGPSEIEALNSGSIDIGWIGPSPAINGYTKAAGKNLRIISGSASGGVKLVVNPEKIKSLKDVKGKKIATPQLGNTQDVALLNWISEQGWKVDAESGKGDVSVVRTDNKITPDAYKSGSIDGAWVPEPTASKLVAEGGKVLLDEADLWPDKKFVITNIIVRQEFLKEHPDVVEALLRGSVKTNEWINANPDKAKASANKALEELSGKALPAEVIDPAWKSITFLDDPLAATLDSEAEHAVKAGLLEEPDLKGIYDLTPLNKVLKADGKDEVDDAGLGVK, via the coding sequence GTGTCTGCCGCAAGACCGCTCACCACCCTGCGCACCCTCGCCGCCATAGCGGCGCTCCCTCTGCTGCTGACCGCCTGCGGCTACGGCGCCGACTCCACCGACGACGGCAAGCAGGCCGAGGTCGCGGCGGACGCCAAGAAGCTCTCCGTCGACGAGGTGAAGATCGGCTACTTCCCCAACCTCACGCACGCCACCGCGCTGGTGGGCGTCCAGGAGGGCCTGTTCCAGAAGGAGCTCGGCGGCACCACGATCAAGCCCTCGACGTTCAACGCCGGGCCGTCAGAGATCGAGGCGCTGAACTCCGGCTCCATCGACATCGGCTGGATCGGCCCGTCCCCCGCGATCAACGGCTACACCAAGGCGGCCGGGAAGAACCTGCGGATCATCTCGGGGTCGGCCTCGGGCGGGGTGAAGCTCGTCGTCAACCCGGAGAAGATCAAGTCCCTCAAGGACGTCAAGGGCAAGAAGATCGCCACGCCGCAGCTCGGCAACACGCAGGACGTGGCGCTGCTCAACTGGATCTCCGAGCAGGGCTGGAAGGTCGACGCGGAGAGCGGCAAGGGTGACGTCTCCGTCGTCCGCACCGACAACAAGATCACGCCGGACGCCTACAAGTCCGGCTCGATCGACGGTGCGTGGGTGCCGGAGCCGACCGCGTCCAAGCTGGTCGCCGAGGGCGGCAAGGTGCTGCTCGACGAGGCCGACCTGTGGCCGGACAAGAAGTTCGTGATCACGAACATCATCGTGCGGCAGGAGTTCCTCAAGGAGCACCCGGACGTCGTCGAAGCCCTGCTGCGCGGTTCGGTGAAGACCAACGAGTGGATCAACGCCAACCCGGACAAGGCCAAGGCCTCCGCGAACAAGGCCCTGGAGGAGCTCTCCGGCAAGGCCCTGCCCGCCGAGGTCATCGACCCGGCGTGGAAGTCGATCACCTTCCTCGACGACCCGCTGGCCGCGACCCTCGACAGCGAAGCGGAGCACGCGGTGAAGGCCGGCCTGCTGGAGGAGCCCGATCTGAAGGGCATCTACGACCTCACGCCGCTCAACAAGGTCCTCAAGGCCGACGGCAAGGACGAGGTCGACGACGCCGGTCTCGGCGTCAAGTAA
- a CDS encoding ABC transporter ATP-binding protein, whose amino-acid sequence MATLTATTAKVAEDAAAVTYAARVEHVSKSFAGPAGQQLVLDDITLDVAPGEFVTLLGASGCGKSTLLNLVAGLDRPSAGSIGTDGRPALMFQEHALFPWLTAGKNIELALKLRGVAKTERRPEAERLLELVRLQGAYGKRVHELSGGMRQRVALARALAQDSRLLLMDEPFAALDAITRDVLHDELTRIWRETGVSVLFVTHNVREAVRLAQRVVLLSSRPGRIAREWTVDIPHPRRIEDTEVAELSVEITEELRGEIRRHGRH is encoded by the coding sequence ATGGCCACCCTGACGGCCACGACCGCGAAGGTCGCCGAGGACGCCGCGGCGGTGACGTATGCCGCCCGTGTCGAGCATGTCTCGAAGTCCTTCGCCGGCCCCGCCGGGCAGCAACTCGTCCTCGACGACATCACGCTCGATGTCGCGCCCGGCGAGTTCGTCACCCTCCTGGGGGCCTCCGGCTGCGGCAAGTCGACGCTGCTGAACCTGGTCGCGGGGCTGGATCGGCCGTCCGCCGGTTCGATCGGCACGGACGGCCGGCCCGCCCTCATGTTCCAGGAACACGCGCTGTTCCCCTGGCTGACCGCCGGCAAGAACATCGAGCTCGCGCTCAAGCTGCGCGGGGTCGCCAAGACGGAACGCCGCCCCGAGGCGGAGCGGCTGCTCGAACTCGTCCGGTTGCAAGGGGCGTACGGCAAGCGGGTGCACGAGCTGTCCGGCGGCATGCGGCAGCGGGTTGCCCTGGCCCGGGCGCTGGCCCAGGACAGCCGGCTGCTGCTGATGGACGAGCCGTTCGCCGCACTGGACGCGATCACCCGTGACGTCCTGCACGACGAACTGACCCGCATCTGGCGCGAGACGGGCGTGTCCGTCCTGTTCGTCACACACAACGTGCGCGAGGCGGTCCGCCTGGCCCAGCGTGTGGTGCTGCTGTCCTCACGGCCCGGCCGCATCGCCCGGGAATGGACCGTCGACATCCCGCATCCGCGCCGCATCGAGGACACCGAAGTCGCCGAGTTGTCCGTCGAGATCACCGAAGAACTGCGTGGGGAGATCCGCCGCCATGGCCGGCACTGA
- a CDS encoding ABC transporter permease, which produces MAGTDNRVDIKVDVTKDGSETAGAPQDPNDLAGLEAGLDALDSVRVDRTPLRETLVRKVLPPVTAVALVLVVWQLLVWAEVAPDYKLASPSDVWGEVREAWLQGTLLDYIWTSVSRGLLGFLLALAIGTPLGLLVARVRFVRAAIGPILSGLQSLPSVAWVPPAVLWLGLNNSMMYAVILLGAVPSIANGLVAGIDQIPPLFLRAGRTLGATGLREAWHIVMPGALPGYLAGLKQGWAFSWRSLMAAEIIASSPDLGVGLGQLLENGRNNSSMPQVFLAIFLILLVGIAIDLLIFSPLERRVLRGRGLLVAH; this is translated from the coding sequence ATGGCCGGCACTGACAACCGCGTCGACATCAAGGTCGACGTCACCAAGGACGGCTCCGAGACGGCCGGGGCGCCGCAGGATCCCAACGATCTGGCGGGACTTGAGGCCGGGCTCGACGCGCTGGATTCGGTACGGGTGGACCGTACGCCGTTGCGCGAGACCCTGGTCCGCAAGGTGCTGCCGCCCGTCACCGCTGTCGCATTGGTGCTGGTGGTCTGGCAGTTGCTGGTGTGGGCCGAGGTCGCCCCCGACTACAAGCTGGCCTCGCCGTCCGACGTGTGGGGCGAGGTCCGCGAGGCCTGGCTCCAGGGCACGTTGCTCGACTACATCTGGACATCCGTCTCTCGCGGCCTCCTCGGATTCCTCCTCGCTCTCGCCATCGGTACGCCGCTCGGTCTGCTGGTCGCCCGGGTGAGGTTCGTCCGGGCGGCCATCGGCCCCATCCTGTCGGGCCTTCAGTCGCTGCCGTCGGTGGCCTGGGTGCCGCCGGCCGTGCTCTGGCTGGGCCTCAACAACTCGATGATGTACGCCGTGATCCTGCTCGGCGCGGTCCCGTCCATCGCCAACGGCCTCGTCGCGGGCATCGACCAGATCCCCCCGCTGTTCCTGCGCGCCGGTCGGACCCTGGGCGCGACCGGGCTGCGCGAGGCCTGGCACATCGTGATGCCGGGGGCGCTCCCGGGCTATCTCGCCGGCCTGAAGCAGGGCTGGGCGTTCTCCTGGCGCTCACTGATGGCCGCCGAGATCATCGCCTCCTCCCCCGATCTCGGCGTCGGCCTCGGCCAGTTGCTGGAGAACGGCCGCAACAACAGCAGCATGCCTCAGGTGTTCCTGGCCATCTTCCTGATCCTCCTCGTCGGAATCGCCATCGACCTGCTGATCTTCAGCCCGCTGGAGCGGCGGGTGCTGCGGGGGCGGGGGTTGCTGGTGGCTCACTGA
- a CDS encoding alpha/beta hydrolase, with product MSLLTRPAVAGLVAKVMQRVTVMADRRSGGRGSAAASHARFPEYPRSIRELTIPTSIAPARATVYLPAHDEPAPPVHVNFHGGGYVMTLTELDDPLCRFLAAEAGAVVINVDYVVAPQHPFPAPPRQAYEIVRWVAAHGAEEGWDGGRLTVGGQSAGGGLAAAVARQAFEEGVPSIALQVLHYPPLDLATGVRNKRAAIAKPMLRPWMGDVFDSSYVPDVRRRLDPLVSPAHPSDTADLKGIAPALVITAEYDLLRAEGEHYAERLRAVGALVDHHEVRGADHGYDGTDDEKARDVYTIIARRVREAVEV from the coding sequence ATGTCCCTCCTGACCCGGCCTGCGGTGGCCGGCCTCGTCGCCAAGGTCATGCAGCGCGTGACCGTCATGGCGGACCGGCGTTCCGGCGGCCGGGGCTCCGCCGCCGCCTCGCACGCCCGCTTCCCCGAATATCCGCGCAGTATAAGGGAGTTGACGATCCCGACATCGATCGCTCCCGCCCGGGCCACGGTGTATCTGCCCGCCCATGACGAGCCGGCCCCGCCCGTGCACGTCAACTTCCACGGTGGCGGCTACGTCATGACGCTGACCGAGCTGGACGATCCGCTGTGCCGGTTCCTCGCCGCCGAGGCGGGGGCGGTCGTGATCAACGTGGACTACGTCGTCGCGCCGCAGCATCCGTTCCCGGCGCCGCCCCGGCAGGCATACGAGATCGTTCGGTGGGTCGCGGCGCACGGCGCCGAGGAGGGGTGGGACGGCGGACGGCTCACCGTGGGCGGGCAGAGCGCCGGCGGCGGGCTCGCGGCGGCCGTGGCGCGGCAGGCCTTCGAGGAGGGCGTGCCGTCGATCGCGCTCCAGGTGCTGCACTATCCGCCGCTCGACCTGGCGACGGGCGTCCGGAACAAGCGCGCCGCCATCGCCAAGCCGATGCTGCGGCCCTGGATGGGCGACGTCTTCGACTCGTCGTACGTCCCGGATGTCCGGCGGCGCCTCGATCCGCTCGTGTCCCCGGCGCACCCTTCGGACACCGCGGATCTGAAAGGCATCGCGCCCGCGCTGGTGATCACCGCCGAATACGACCTGCTCCGGGCCGAGGGCGAGCATTACGCGGAGCGGCTCCGGGCCGTCGGTGCGCTGGTCGACCACCATGAGGTGCGCGGCGCCGATCACGGGTACGACGGGACCGACGACGAGAAGGCGCGGGACGTTTACACGATCATCGCGCGACGGGTCCGGGAGGCCGTCGAGGTCTGA